The Bradyrhizobium sp. WSM471 genome includes the window GACACGGTAGAGATCACCGAGCGCAACGACGCGCGCATCGTGTTCTTGATAGAGAAGGCCGATCGCTCGATAGAAAATATCAATGGTGCGCTGCCCACTTAGCCGGCAGTCACTCGGTTGATACCTACCTTTTGTCTATCGACATCGATCATCACTTCTGCCCCAATCGACTTCCTCCGCCGAGACGCGGAGGTCGAGTCGTGCCTGCGATATGCGGAGCAAATGGGCCATCGAAAGAAGCCCGGCCGTGGCGTCGGGCATAGTCCCCAAGGCAAGGGGTTTAACGTCTCGGATGCGCGTGACGATCCTGGCGCGCGTCGATCATTGTGCGGAGCAGCAGGGACAAAGGCTGCGCTGCAACGGCTGAGGAACAGGACCATCGTGGCAGGCCGTTCAGAAGGGCGGCTTTAGGGGAGGAATGCATGTCTACCATCGAGAGCGCGGGAACACTTTCGGGTGCCGGCGCAGGTTTTCTGGATCGCGAGCGGACTATCGCGACCGCCGGGTTCAATCGCTGGCTGGTACCGCCGGCCGCGCTGTGCATCCATCTCTGCATCGGCATGGCCTACGGCTTCTCGGTGTTCTGGCTGCCGCTGTCGCGCGCGATCGGCGTGACCGCGCCGAAGGCGTGCGCAGAGATGTCGCTGTTTCAAGAGCTGTTCACGACCAGCTGCGACTGGAAGGTCGCCAGCATGGGATGGATGTACACGCTCTTTTTCGTGCTGCTCGGTATCGCGGCTGCAGTCTGGGGCGGCTGGCTGGAGCGCGTAGGCCCGCGCAAGGCCGGCTTCGTCTCGGCGCTGTGCTGGTGCGGCGGCCTCTTCCTCGGTGCGATCGGGATTTACACCCATCAGCTCTGGCTGTTGTGGCTCGGTTCGGGCGTGATCGGCGGTATCGGTCTCGGCCTTGGCTATATCTCGCCGGTCTCGACGCTCGTGAAGTGGTTCCCGGACCGTCGCGGCATGGCGACCGGCATGGCCATCATGGGCTTCGGCGGCGGCGCCATGATCGGCGCGCCGCTGGCGAACCTCTTGATGAACTACTTCAAGACCCCGACCTCGGTCGGCGTCTGGGAGACCTTCGTCACGATGGGCGTCATCTACTTCGCGTTCATGATGATCGGCGCGTTCCGCTATCGCTTGCCGCCGCCCGGCTGGCAACCCGAGGGCTGGACCGCGCCGTCGAAGGCCAACGCGATGATCTCGAAGGCCAACGTCCATCTCAACGATGCACACAAGACTCCGCAATTCTGGCTGATCTGGTGGGTGCTGTGCCTGAACGTGTCGGCCGGCATCGGCGTCATCGGCATGGCCTCGCCGATGCTGCAGGAGATCTTCGCCGGCAAGCTGATCGGCCTGCCTAACGTCGGCTTCAACGCGCTCGATGCGGGACAGAAAGCGCAGATCGCCGCGATCGCCGCGGGCTTCGCCGGATTGCTGTCGCTGTTCAACATCGGCGGCCGCTTCTTCTGGGCATCGCTGTCGGATAAGATCGGGCGCAAGAACACCTACTATACGTTCTTCATCCTCGGCATCGTGCTCTACGCGCTGGCGCCGACTTTTGCGGCGATGGGTTCGAAGCTGCTGTTCGTGCTTGGCTTCGGCATCATCCTGTCGATGTATGGCGGCGGCTTCGCCACCGTGCCGGCCTACCTCGCCGACATGTTCGGAACCCAGTTCGTCGGCGCCATCCATGGCCGGCTGCTGACGGCGTGGTCTACCGCGGGCATCATCGGCCCCGTCGTCGTCAACTACATCCGCGAGTTCCAGCTTGCGGCGGGTGTGCCGCGCGATCAGCTCTACAACACGACGATGTACATCCTCTGTGCGATGCTGATCGCTGGCCTGATCTGCAACTATCTGATCAAGCCAGTCGATTCGAAATGGCACATGAAGGAGGCCGATGTCGCGAAGTTGCAGGCGGCAAGCGCCAGCGCCGCCGCCGCGGGACCACACGGCTCCTACGGCATCGGATTTGGCGGGCTTGACGCCAAGGCGGCGATGTTCTGGGCCTTCGTCGGCGTCCCCCTGCTTTGGGGTGTTTGGAAGACATTGGAGAGCGCGGTCAAGATCTTCTGACCGCCGTCGAGACGGAAGCGGGATGCTCATCAGGCGTCCCGCTTCGTTGGCCTTTCAGACATCATCAAGAATGGGACTTAGGGGATTGAAATGATTCGCAACCGAACTTGCCTTCGAATTTGCCTTGCGGCCGTGTTGGTCGTCGCTGGCCTTCATGCCGCATCCGCGCAGACGACAACGACACCTGCAGCGCCTGCTGCAACGACCGAAGCCAAGCCTGGCAAGATGAAGCTCACCATGCAGAAGCTGAAAGACATGAAGGCGAAGTGGGCGGCCAACAAGCCGAAGCTCAAGGCCTGTCGCGCCGACGTGAAAGCCAAGGGCCTCGCCGGCGATGACCGCTGGTTCTACATCGAAGAGTGCATGAGCAAGACCTGAGATCAGGTTCCGTCCGACGCTTGCATAAAAGGGGCATGGCGGGCGACCGCCTGCCTCCTAAATCATTCTAGAGACGCTCTAAATTGTCTTGCATCTGGCATGCCAGAGATTAGAGTTGCGTTGAATTTGGCTTGGTCGGCGGGACGCGGGAACCGGTGGTTCCGCTGATCGAGTCGGGAAATGAAGGCTGATCGCCTTGGCGGTCCGGTCCAAACTCACCACGCATTTGAAGAGAACGCGACGTCTCCATGAGCAGCAACGACGACGTTCACAAGGTTCGCGAGTTCGAACATCCCGGCCAGGGACGGAAGCGCGCCAAATCCACGCCCAAGGGACGGCAGGTCGATCCCACCGCCGCGCACGAGATCGCGCAGCTGCTCGGCGACAGACCGCGGCGTCGCGACCTCTTGATCGAATATCTGCATCTGATCCAGGACAAGTATCGCCAGATCTCGGCTGCGCATCTCGCTGCGCTCGCAGACGAGATGAAGCTCGCGTTCGCCGAGGTGTTCGAGACCGCAACCTTCTACGCGCATTTCGACGTGGTGAAGGAAGGCGAGCCCGATATCGCGCCGCTGACGATCCGCGTCTGCGATTCGCTAACCTGCGCGATGCTCGGCGGAGAGAAGCTGCTCGCCGATTTGCAAGATGCGTCCGGTCCCGGCATCCGCGTGGTGCGTGCGCCCTGCGTCGGTCGCTGCGATACGGCGCCTGCCGCGGAAGTCGGACACAACTTCGTTGACCACGCCACGGTCGCCAATGTCATGGCGGCGGCGAAGGCTGGCGACACCCACGCGCATCTGCCCGAATATGTCGGCTATGACGCCTATGTCGCGGGCGGCGGCTACAAGCTGCTCAATCGCCTGCGCTCGGGCGAGCTGCCGACGGACGACCTGCTGAAGGCGCTCGATGAGGCCTCGTTGCGCGGTCTCG containing:
- a CDS encoding OFA family MFS transporter, giving the protein MSTIESAGTLSGAGAGFLDRERTIATAGFNRWLVPPAALCIHLCIGMAYGFSVFWLPLSRAIGVTAPKACAEMSLFQELFTTSCDWKVASMGWMYTLFFVLLGIAAAVWGGWLERVGPRKAGFVSALCWCGGLFLGAIGIYTHQLWLLWLGSGVIGGIGLGLGYISPVSTLVKWFPDRRGMATGMAIMGFGGGAMIGAPLANLLMNYFKTPTSVGVWETFVTMGVIYFAFMMIGAFRYRLPPPGWQPEGWTAPSKANAMISKANVHLNDAHKTPQFWLIWWVLCLNVSAGIGVIGMASPMLQEIFAGKLIGLPNVGFNALDAGQKAQIAAIAAGFAGLLSLFNIGGRFFWASLSDKIGRKNTYYTFFILGIVLYALAPTFAAMGSKLLFVLGFGIILSMYGGGFATVPAYLADMFGTQFVGAIHGRLLTAWSTAGIIGPVVVNYIREFQLAAGVPRDQLYNTTMYILCAMLIAGLICNYLIKPVDSKWHMKEADVAKLQAASASAAAAGPHGSYGIGFGGLDAKAAMFWAFVGVPLLWGVWKTLESAVKIF